The Paenalcaligenes faecalis genome has a window encoding:
- a CDS encoding cytochrome b, whose protein sequence is MMGDSSIRYGFVSRFFHWLMALGFAWMLLTACARFIDKDAAFTKAVFQFHGQVGFTILWMGVLRILWALSQSKNRPEKNMLTTLGHMAMYALMVIVPIFAVLRMMGGGRAFTYWNTIPVLSASEEKTQWMVDLGNNFHGLLGWILFALIIGHILMTIKHRMAGGAEDVLPRMLGK, encoded by the coding sequence ATGATGGGTGACTCTTCGATACGATATGGTTTTGTATCACGTTTTTTTCATTGGCTAATGGCCCTAGGTTTTGCTTGGATGCTATTAACAGCCTGTGCGCGTTTTATTGATAAGGATGCTGCCTTTACTAAAGCGGTATTCCAGTTTCATGGCCAAGTCGGATTTACTATTCTATGGATGGGGGTTTTGCGTATTTTATGGGCATTGAGTCAGAGCAAAAACCGTCCAGAAAAGAATATGTTGACTACGCTGGGACATATGGCCATGTATGCACTAATGGTTATTGTCCCGATATTTGCCGTATTGCGCATGATGGGTGGTGGGCGTGCTTTTACCTATTGGAATACGATTCCTGTGCTATCCGCCTCTGAGGAAAAAACACAGTGGATGGTGGATTTGGGTAATAATTTTCACGGCTTGCTCGGTTGGATTTTATTTGCCTTAATTATTGGTCATATTTTGATGACAATTAAACATCGCATGGCGGGCGGAGCCGAGGATGTGCTGCCTAGAATGTTAGGTAAATAA
- a CDS encoding DMT family transporter: protein MNIVPTQVFSRHISILILLTVGCCFASAHIAARISFDHGTGLLTAVVFRSGISLLLLSVIAIWQKQSLSMSWKTAPWQLALGLLIVIQSISIYSAVSRIPVGIALLAANTFPAQLALISWALGGQPPTRKVAILMGIILIGLLLALDIPSLLHSDMSNIMQWVIGIGFSLSAAFSFAIGLWITEHKLLHLKGSTRSFYTMLTVICFSYFIGKSELLFGGITWPTDLVGWGTLSLLGFLYAGAFIMLFMLAPRLNLSQNAPAMNIEPIASLTLGWIILGQALSPMQMVGGVVVVSCIVAFAYTKK from the coding sequence ATGAATATCGTTCCTACCCAAGTCTTTAGTCGGCACATTTCCATTCTTATTTTATTGACCGTAGGCTGTTGTTTTGCCAGCGCTCATATTGCAGCTCGTATTTCATTCGATCATGGCACGGGGTTATTAACTGCCGTCGTTTTTAGATCGGGCATTAGCCTGCTACTGCTCAGTGTTATTGCCATCTGGCAAAAACAAAGCCTGTCGATGAGCTGGAAAACTGCACCATGGCAGCTGGCATTAGGTTTACTGATTGTCATTCAAAGCATTAGTATTTACTCTGCAGTTTCTCGAATTCCTGTCGGCATTGCCTTATTGGCCGCTAATACCTTTCCTGCACAGTTAGCCCTTATTTCGTGGGCTTTAGGCGGACAGCCTCCCACCCGTAAAGTCGCGATTTTAATGGGAATTATTCTCATTGGCTTATTGCTCGCCCTTGATATTCCAAGCCTATTACATTCCGATATGAGTAATATCATGCAATGGGTTATCGGTATTGGCTTTTCTTTATCTGCCGCTTTTTCTTTTGCGATTGGGCTCTGGATTACTGAACATAAGCTTCTGCATTTAAAGGGCAGCACACGTAGCTTTTACACCATGCTAACCGTGATCTGTTTTAGTTATTTCATTGGTAAATCAGAGCTTTTATTTGGCGGGATTACGTGGCCTACAGACCTAGTTGGCTGGGGCACACTTAGTCTGCTGGGCTTTTTATACGCTGGGGCATTTATTATGTTGTTTATGCTCGCCCCGCGCTTAAATTTAAGCCAAAATGCACCAGCAATGAACATTGAACCCATTGCCTCATTAACCTTAGGCTGGATTATCCTAGGCCAAGCGCTCAGCCCCATGCAAATGGTAGGGGGTGTGGTGGTTGTCAGCTGTATTGTGGCCTTTGCTTATACTAAGAAGTAA
- a CDS encoding ATP-binding protein, which translates to MFKKWLSTLSLTKRLLLGALLWVLCSLVAAGVLLNQLFQQHVEQQLNKELSVHLLQLITQLSIEDNQLHLSQSLSDPRFAQPLGGLYWQIQSTGPTSASLHSRSLWDESLQPPRAQMGKDTWFRYIDPDLGELYVVGRSITLADTENDQPLQFWVAAQKELIAEPLQRFVWMLVLTLALLGSVLVAGVWWQLRLGLRPLRQLRRRLSAVHEGHSAYIDGQYPQEIQPLVSEFNRVLQSNAQVVERARTQAGNLAHAIKTPLAVLANAAKQNDESLADLVIEQVAGAQQQVDYHLSRARVAAAVKTVGVRTPVVPAIHSLTKWLQRAYASKSVDLKVSSDRVDLYFKGEAQDLHELLGNVLDNAFKWCSTQIQVTVRRVEAINSPSVLVIQVDDDGAGLSPEKYTQIFKRGMRADEIAPGSGLGLSIVDELVQLYGGDVSATRSPLGGLRVQIRLP; encoded by the coding sequence ATGTTTAAAAAATGGCTGTCTACGTTATCACTCACTAAGCGTCTTTTGTTAGGGGCGTTATTGTGGGTGTTATGTAGTTTAGTGGCGGCAGGGGTTTTACTAAACCAGCTTTTCCAGCAGCATGTAGAACAACAGCTAAACAAAGAATTAAGCGTGCATTTATTGCAGCTTATTACGCAGCTATCCATCGAAGATAATCAGCTGCATCTTAGCCAGTCTCTTAGTGATCCTCGTTTTGCTCAGCCTTTAGGCGGGCTGTATTGGCAGATTCAATCCACAGGCCCTACCTCAGCGTCGCTGCACTCGCGTTCTTTGTGGGATGAAAGCCTGCAGCCTCCTCGGGCTCAAATGGGGAAAGATACGTGGTTTAGATACATAGACCCAGATCTAGGGGAACTCTATGTGGTGGGACGTAGTATCACTTTAGCTGATACGGAAAATGATCAGCCTCTGCAGTTTTGGGTTGCCGCACAAAAGGAGCTTATCGCTGAACCCTTGCAGCGCTTTGTGTGGATGCTCGTGTTAACACTTGCTTTATTGGGGAGTGTGCTGGTGGCGGGGGTATGGTGGCAGCTACGCTTAGGTTTGCGTCCTTTACGACAGTTGCGTCGTCGTTTAAGCGCTGTGCACGAGGGGCATAGTGCGTATATAGATGGGCAGTATCCCCAAGAAATCCAACCCTTGGTGTCAGAGTTTAATCGGGTCTTGCAAAGTAATGCCCAAGTTGTAGAGCGGGCTCGTACACAAGCAGGAAATCTTGCCCATGCGATCAAAACTCCACTGGCTGTTTTAGCTAATGCGGCTAAGCAAAATGATGAGTCCTTAGCGGACTTAGTGATTGAGCAGGTGGCTGGGGCTCAGCAGCAGGTCGATTATCATTTATCTAGAGCTAGGGTAGCCGCAGCGGTAAAAACGGTAGGGGTACGCACCCCTGTAGTGCCTGCGATTCATAGTTTAACTAAATGGTTACAACGGGCCTATGCGTCTAAATCGGTTGATCTAAAGGTTAGCTCGGATCGGGTTGACTTGTACTTTAAGGGAGAGGCTCAAGACCTGCACGAGCTGTTAGGTAATGTCTTGGATAATGCATTTAAATGGTGCTCGACACAGATACAGGTAACCGTGAGGCGGGTTGAAGCCATCAATAGTCCTTCTGTTTTAGTCATTCAGGTCGATGATGATGGGGCTGGCTTATCACCAGAAAAATATACGCAAATCTTTAAGCGTGGTATGCGTGCTGATGAGATTGCACCGGGCTCTGGGTTAGGTTTGTCTATAGTGGATGAGCTGGTTCAGCTCTATGGGGGGGACGTTTCTGCAACGCGCTCGCCTTTGGGTGGGCTGCGCGTGCAGATACGCTTGCCTTAG
- a CDS encoding AMP-binding protein yields MEATGLIDHFARNNLPPQEQWPVLLLDNNPDVAYPDRLNAATELLGAQIERGLGDNVALQWLENNEEKQITYKELDNLSNQIAHVFVDEMGLVSGNRILLRGPNNLMMAASWLAALKVGLVTVPTMPLLRAVELKTILDKAEIQAAVCDAHLADELNFCMDAAHPSHSTFLKTALFFNDNDPQSLDSLAKTKSTEFTACDTAADDVCLIAFTSGTTGQPKGCMHFHRDVLIMCDTFGKHILRLTPEDKVCGTPPLAFTFGLGGLLCFPLRVGASSVLAQGLTPKTMLEYVDRFGITMTFTAPTFYRQMAGLVNNYSLASLKNTVSAGEALPQATRELWKAASGIEMIDGIGGTEMIHVYVSSRPENVRPGAIGQVVPGFQAQVVDDNLQPVPNGTVGRLAVRGPSGCRYLSDPRQMQFVQDGWNLPGDTFTMDDDGYLFYQARNDDMIISSGYNIAGPEVEDCLLKHPAVSECGVVGVPDDLRGQILKAYIILKEGHYPDDDLAKELQDFVKQNAAPYKYPRAIEFVDDLPRTETGKLQRFMLRKMALTS; encoded by the coding sequence ATGGAAGCAACTGGGCTTATCGACCATTTTGCTCGCAATAATCTGCCCCCACAGGAGCAGTGGCCTGTGTTATTACTAGACAACAATCCAGATGTTGCCTATCCAGATCGACTAAATGCAGCGACTGAACTACTGGGGGCGCAAATTGAGCGCGGCCTAGGTGACAATGTTGCCTTGCAGTGGTTAGAAAATAACGAAGAAAAACAAATTACCTATAAAGAACTAGATAATCTGAGCAATCAAATTGCTCATGTCTTTGTCGATGAAATGGGCTTAGTTAGTGGCAACCGTATTTTATTGCGCGGCCCTAACAACCTAATGATGGCGGCAAGTTGGTTAGCGGCATTAAAAGTAGGTCTTGTCACGGTGCCTACCATGCCCTTACTGCGTGCAGTAGAGCTAAAAACCATTTTGGATAAAGCGGAAATTCAGGCCGCTGTGTGTGATGCGCACTTAGCTGATGAACTCAACTTCTGCATGGATGCTGCACATCCTAGCCATAGTACATTTTTAAAAACAGCTTTGTTTTTCAATGACAATGACCCACAAAGCCTAGACTCCTTAGCCAAAACCAAATCCACAGAGTTCACTGCCTGCGATACGGCAGCCGATGATGTGTGCTTAATTGCCTTTACCAGTGGCACCACAGGTCAGCCTAAAGGGTGTATGCATTTCCACCGTGATGTACTCATCATGTGCGATACCTTTGGCAAGCATATTTTGCGTCTCACCCCCGAGGACAAAGTCTGCGGCACGCCACCTTTAGCGTTTACGTTTGGTTTAGGTGGTCTGTTATGTTTTCCATTACGTGTAGGCGCTAGCTCTGTCTTAGCCCAAGGCCTAACACCCAAAACCATGTTGGAATACGTAGACCGCTTTGGCATTACGATGACCTTTACAGCGCCCACCTTTTACCGACAAATGGCGGGCTTGGTTAATAACTATTCCTTAGCCTCTTTAAAAAATACCGTCTCTGCTGGCGAGGCCTTACCACAAGCCACTCGAGAACTTTGGAAAGCCGCTTCGGGCATAGAAATGATTGATGGTATTGGTGGAACAGAAATGATTCACGTTTACGTATCCAGTCGTCCTGAAAATGTACGTCCTGGCGCTATTGGTCAGGTCGTACCGGGTTTTCAAGCCCAAGTCGTGGATGACAACTTACAGCCAGTTCCAAATGGCACTGTGGGTCGTTTAGCCGTCAGAGGCCCTAGTGGCTGTCGCTACCTCAGCGATCCTCGTCAAATGCAATTTGTTCAAGATGGTTGGAACCTGCCCGGTGATACCTTTACTATGGATGACGACGGTTACCTGTTCTATCAGGCCCGTAATGATGACATGATTATCTCATCGGGCTATAACATTGCAGGTCCAGAGGTTGAAGACTGCCTATTAAAACACCCTGCCGTCTCTGAGTGTGGCGTAGTAGGTGTACCTGATGATTTACGTGGACAGATTCTAAAGGCCTATATCATCCTCAAAGAGGGACACTACCCAGATGATGACCTAGCCAAAGAACTACAAGACTTTGTAAAACAAAATGCAGCGCCCTATAAGTACCCGCGTGCCATTGAGTTTGTCGATGATCTGCCCCGTACAGAAACCGGTAAATTACAACGTTTTATGCTGCGTAAAATGGCCTTAACTAGCTAA
- the ilvD gene encoding dihydroxy-acid dehydratase, translating into MPQYRSRTSTHGRNMAGARALWRATGMKDGDFEKPIIAVVNSFTQFVPGHVHLKDMGQLVARQIEAAGGVAKEFNTIAVDDGIAMGHDGMLYSLPSRELIADSVEYMVNAHCADAMVCISNCDKITPGMLMAALRINIPVIFVSGGPMEAGKVIAKDGKTVVRKLDLVDAMVKAADNSVSDEEVADIERSACPTCGSCSGMFTANSMNCLTEALGLALPGNGSLVATHARRRGLFENAGTLIVELCKRYYEQDDAAVLPRSIATLEAFENAMALDVAMGGSTNTVLHLLAAAQEAEVDFTMADIDRISRQVPCLCKVAPATEDYHMEDVHRAGGIMGILGELGRANLLHMDVGNVHSGTLGEAIKRWDVKGDNAKAVDTFYRSAPGGVPTQVAFSQDRYYEALDTDRENGCIRSKEHAYSQDGGLAVMYGNLAINGCIVKTAGVDESILTFTGKARVFESQESSVAGILDGTVKAGDVVIIRYEGPKGGPGMQEMLYPTSYLKSMGLGKHAALLTDGRFSGGSSGLVIGHASPEAAEGGNIALVEDGDTIEIDIPNRRIHLAVSDETLQARRDAMNARGKDAWQPTEERGRVVSQALRAYAALATSADRGAVRDVSQILRK; encoded by the coding sequence ATGCCACAATATCGTTCACGTACTTCGACTCATGGCCGCAATATGGCGGGCGCGCGCGCTTTGTGGCGCGCCACCGGCATGAAAGATGGGGATTTTGAAAAACCCATCATTGCTGTGGTTAACTCCTTTACCCAGTTTGTGCCAGGACATGTGCACTTAAAAGACATGGGCCAATTAGTGGCTCGTCAAATTGAAGCCGCAGGCGGTGTAGCCAAAGAATTCAATACTATCGCGGTGGATGATGGGATTGCGATGGGCCATGATGGCATGTTGTATTCCTTGCCTTCTCGTGAGTTGATCGCTGATTCAGTGGAATACATGGTAAATGCACACTGTGCGGATGCGATGGTGTGTATTTCTAACTGCGATAAGATCACCCCCGGAATGCTTATGGCCGCATTGCGTATTAACATTCCAGTGATTTTTGTCTCTGGCGGTCCGATGGAGGCCGGTAAGGTTATCGCTAAAGACGGTAAAACTGTTGTGCGTAAATTGGACTTGGTGGATGCCATGGTCAAGGCCGCAGATAACTCTGTTAGCGACGAAGAAGTGGCTGACATTGAACGCAGTGCCTGTCCTACATGCGGTTCTTGTTCCGGTATGTTCACCGCTAACTCGATGAACTGCTTAACCGAGGCTTTGGGCTTGGCATTACCGGGTAATGGTAGCTTGGTTGCTACGCACGCTCGTCGCCGTGGCTTGTTTGAAAATGCAGGCACGCTAATTGTAGAGCTGTGCAAACGCTACTACGAGCAAGATGATGCTGCCGTATTGCCACGCAGTATTGCGACGCTAGAAGCCTTTGAGAATGCAATGGCCTTAGACGTGGCGATGGGTGGATCAACAAATACCGTCTTGCATTTGTTAGCCGCAGCCCAAGAGGCTGAGGTTGATTTTACGATGGCTGATATTGATCGTATTTCGCGTCAGGTACCTTGTTTGTGTAAAGTTGCACCCGCAACAGAAGACTACCACATGGAAGATGTGCACCGTGCTGGCGGTATTATGGGTATTTTAGGTGAATTAGGCCGAGCCAATTTACTACATATGGATGTAGGTAATGTGCATAGCGGCACATTGGGCGAGGCGATTAAACGTTGGGACGTAAAAGGCGACAATGCAAAAGCAGTTGATACCTTTTATCGAAGTGCTCCTGGTGGAGTACCAACCCAAGTCGCCTTTAGTCAGGATCGCTATTACGAAGCCTTAGATACAGACCGAGAAAATGGCTGTATTCGTAGCAAAGAACACGCCTACTCCCAAGATGGTGGCTTGGCTGTTATGTACGGTAACTTAGCTATCAATGGTTGTATTGTAAAAACGGCAGGTGTGGATGAAAGTATTTTGACATTTACGGGCAAAGCGCGCGTGTTTGAAAGCCAAGAGTCCTCTGTTGCTGGTATTTTAGATGGCACGGTAAAGGCCGGTGATGTGGTTATCATTCGCTACGAAGGCCCTAAAGGTGGCCCGGGTATGCAAGAAATGCTCTATCCCACGTCTTACTTAAAATCAATGGGCTTAGGCAAACATGCCGCCTTGCTAACTGATGGTCGTTTTTCGGGTGGCTCCTCGGGCTTGGTGATTGGTCATGCCTCACCAGAGGCGGCAGAAGGTGGCAATATCGCCTTAGTCGAAGACGGCGATACGATTGAGATTGATATTCCGAATCGTCGTATTCATTTAGCCGTTAGCGACGAGACCCTGCAGGCACGTCGAGATGCAATGAATGCCCGAGGCAAAGACGCATGGCAACCTACCGAAGAGCGTGGTCGAGTCGTTTCTCAGGCATTACGTGCTTATGCGGCCTTGGCTACGTCCGCTGACCGTGGTGCGGTACGTGATGTAAGCCAAATTTTACGTAAATAG
- a CDS encoding AI-2E family transporter produces MHPVLPPFLIARWLLLLVVLAGLFFLQDFIVPVLGALIIGLSSWPAYKKILAYFNGRSLIAATVALLIVIGVIIVPLSFALTYVIKEASSFIIWALAANRYGVAVPDWIPALPIVGPRMAEYWQLYLGEPHALGALVEIVSGEHLGNIYRMVLSATGNVFHLLLTLLFLLITLFFVYKDGDRILSQIDIVGERILPTRWQRFSRVVPATVNSTVTGMGVIAIGEGVVLGIAYWIAGVPSPALLGAVTGFMALIPGGAPLSFSLVSLYLIGSGNMVAGIALFLWGAIELFIVDKTLRPRLVGGPVKLPFLPTFFGLVGGVKTMGIVGLFIGPVLMALLVAIWREWVHNGEIDLKD; encoded by the coding sequence ATGCATCCTGTATTACCCCCGTTTCTTATCGCCCGCTGGTTACTACTTTTAGTGGTATTAGCGGGCCTGTTTTTTTTACAAGACTTTATTGTTCCCGTGTTAGGGGCTTTAATTATTGGGCTCAGTAGTTGGCCAGCTTATAAAAAAATACTGGCGTATTTTAATGGTCGTTCGCTGATTGCGGCGACAGTGGCTTTATTGATAGTGATTGGTGTCATTATCGTTCCCTTATCCTTTGCTTTAACTTATGTCATTAAAGAGGCAAGCTCGTTCATTATCTGGGCTTTGGCGGCGAATCGCTATGGGGTAGCGGTTCCTGACTGGATTCCCGCATTGCCTATCGTCGGGCCCAGAATGGCCGAGTATTGGCAGCTTTATTTAGGTGAGCCACATGCTTTAGGGGCGCTGGTAGAGATAGTGAGTGGAGAGCACTTAGGAAATATTTATCGAATGGTCCTTAGTGCTACCGGTAATGTATTCCATCTTTTGTTGACCCTGCTGTTTTTATTAATTACTTTGTTTTTTGTATATAAGGATGGCGATCGGATCTTATCGCAAATAGATATCGTCGGGGAGCGCATTTTGCCGACTCGGTGGCAGCGTTTTTCACGCGTAGTTCCTGCAACCGTAAACTCCACAGTGACTGGGATGGGGGTCATAGCGATAGGTGAAGGGGTTGTACTAGGTATTGCCTATTGGATTGCCGGTGTACCGTCCCCCGCATTGCTTGGGGCAGTGACAGGGTTCATGGCCCTCATCCCCGGCGGGGCTCCATTATCCTTTAGTTTAGTGTCTTTGTACTTAATAGGCTCGGGTAATATGGTAGCGGGTATCGCCTTGTTTTTATGGGGGGCGATTGAACTCTTTATTGTTGATAAAACATTACGTCCGCGTTTAGTAGGTGGACCAGTAAAACTTCCTTTTTTGCCCACCTTTTTTGGTCTGGTAGGGGGCGTAAAAACAATGGGCATAGTGGGTCTATTTATTGGCCCAGTCTTAATGGCGTTATTGGTTGCCATTTGGCGAGAATGGGTGCATAACGGTGAAATTGATTTAAAGGATTGA
- a CDS encoding class I SAM-dependent methyltransferase: protein MQQLHSPIYPNGLPTLEAELLPILDQNYAYLTELIVKNAGFLPYDQWMQAVLYAPEIGYYSGGSTKFHTAGDFTTAPELSPLFGQTLANQVQQILLQCGEHNVLEFGAGSGALAESLLIALNDLGLNHINYSILELSPSLRARQQERLAPYAGQVRWLDHLPTDFVGCVIANEVLDAMPVHLVQRDTDDQVLELGVAVNAQPSAHAPSPFVLVGRPATGDLLSTAQQRLPHITGYKSEINLQAESWIREMGLWLKKGAALLIDYGFSQREFYHPQRATGTLMCHFRHFAHDESLILTGLQDVTAHVDFTAMADAALTARLEVLGYVSQAHFLLNCGITQLLEQLQMQLDMANPRHVQSWTQQVSAVQKLVSEAEMGELFKVIAIAKDIDPPLIGFMMRDRRDFL, encoded by the coding sequence ATGCAGCAACTACATAGCCCTATTTATCCTAATGGTTTACCCACCTTAGAAGCAGAACTACTGCCGATTCTAGATCAAAACTACGCCTATCTCACTGAGCTTATCGTAAAAAACGCGGGCTTTTTACCCTATGATCAATGGATGCAAGCTGTTCTGTATGCACCTGAAATAGGCTATTACAGCGGTGGCAGCACTAAATTCCATACGGCTGGCGATTTCACTACCGCCCCAGAGCTTAGCCCCTTATTTGGTCAAACCTTAGCCAATCAAGTTCAGCAAATTCTACTGCAGTGTGGAGAACATAACGTATTGGAGTTTGGCGCAGGCTCAGGCGCATTAGCCGAGTCGCTATTGATTGCACTCAATGATCTAGGTCTTAACCACATTAACTATTCTATTCTTGAGCTTTCGCCCTCATTACGAGCGCGTCAGCAAGAGCGGTTAGCTCCGTATGCAGGTCAAGTTCGCTGGCTAGATCATTTACCCACAGACTTTGTAGGCTGCGTGATCGCCAACGAGGTGCTCGATGCCATGCCAGTACATCTAGTGCAGCGCGATACAGATGATCAAGTTCTAGAGTTAGGCGTAGCAGTCAATGCACAACCCTCTGCTCACGCCCCCTCACCTTTTGTCCTAGTCGGCCGTCCAGCCACGGGCGACCTACTGAGTACCGCCCAGCAACGATTGCCTCACATCACCGGCTATAAATCTGAAATTAACTTACAGGCAGAGAGTTGGATACGTGAAATGGGACTGTGGCTCAAAAAAGGAGCCGCCCTCCTGATTGATTACGGTTTTTCTCAACGAGAATTTTACCACCCACAACGCGCCACCGGCACACTGATGTGCCACTTTAGGCATTTTGCGCATGATGAATCTCTAATCCTGACGGGCCTTCAGGACGTGACGGCCCACGTCGATTTCACTGCTATGGCTGATGCAGCATTAACAGCCCGTCTAGAGGTGCTGGGTTATGTGTCCCAGGCTCACTTCCTATTGAACTGTGGCATCACGCAGTTACTAGAGCAATTACAAATGCAGCTAGACATGGCAAATCCACGTCACGTACAAAGCTGGACCCAACAGGTCTCTGCAGTCCAAAAATTAGTGTCTGAGGCTGAAATGGGCGAGCTATTTAAAGTCATTGCCATTGCCAAAGACATAGATCCTCCACTTATTGGTTTTATGATGCGTGACCGACGCGATTTTTTATAG
- a CDS encoding PepSY domain-containing protein has protein sequence MTRRRFSSLLFVIFLGMAVGLPVQASCSLTREQIREARHNDEIKPLRWILRQIHAQYPGRVLDADLVQKHGQYMYKIRILQTEGYITKLTVDANTAQVLHEKSRQSHRRK, from the coding sequence ATGACGCGTCGTCGATTCTCCTCACTTCTTTTTGTGATTTTCTTAGGCATGGCTGTGGGTTTGCCGGTGCAGGCTTCGTGTAGCCTGACACGCGAGCAAATAAGAGAGGCCCGCCATAATGATGAGATCAAACCATTGCGTTGGATATTGCGACAAATACATGCGCAATATCCGGGCCGTGTGCTGGATGCTGATTTGGTACAAAAGCATGGTCAATACATGTATAAAATTCGTATTTTGCAGACCGAGGGATATATAACAAAACTCACCGTAGATGCGAATACAGCGCAGGTTTTACACGAAAAAAGTCGGCAGTCGCACCGAAGGAAATAG
- a CDS encoding response regulator transcription factor: MRILVVEDDLHLLQQIKEVLTGQGYVVDTATDGEQAHYMGSVEPFDAVVLDLGLPQIDGLTVLKRWRAENMTMPVLILTARDSWHEKVSGMDAGADDYVTKPFHTQELLARIRALLRRATGHASATLLCGDLVLDTRQSQFFLDHQSLVLTGHEYKVLAYLIHRQGQVVSRTELTEHIYAQDQDRDSNTIDVFIGRLRKKLPSDYIQTVRGLGYKLVEPHV; encoded by the coding sequence ATGCGTATTTTGGTTGTAGAGGATGATCTGCATTTATTGCAGCAAATCAAAGAGGTGCTGACCGGGCAGGGTTATGTGGTGGATACCGCAACAGACGGAGAGCAAGCTCACTATATGGGTAGCGTAGAGCCCTTTGATGCGGTGGTACTGGATTTAGGTTTGCCGCAAATTGATGGGCTTACGGTCTTGAAACGCTGGCGGGCTGAAAATATGACTATGCCCGTTTTAATTTTGACAGCACGGGATAGTTGGCATGAAAAAGTCAGTGGTATGGATGCAGGGGCAGATGATTATGTCACCAAGCCTTTTCATACCCAAGAGTTGCTTGCCCGTATTCGGGCGTTGTTACGCCGCGCAACGGGGCATGCTAGCGCAACCCTATTATGTGGCGACTTGGTCTTAGATACTCGGCAGTCTCAGTTTTTTTTAGATCACCAAAGTCTTGTGCTTACGGGACATGAATATAAAGTACTTGCTTATTTAATACATCGGCAGGGTCAGGTGGTGTCTCGCACTGAATTAACAGAACATATTTATGCTCAAGATCAGGATAGAGATTCCAATACTATTGATGTATTTATAGGTCGATTACGAAAAAAACTACCGTCGGATTATATACAGACCGTACGTGGCTTAGGATATAAGCTAGTAGAGCCCCATGTTTAA
- the nadE gene encoding ammonia-dependent NAD(+) synthetase translates to MLSPEQKHIQQQIIAELGVKSVTKAADELMHRVQFIKDYLRRSGARSLVIGISGGIDSLVVGCMAQRAVEQLRDEGLEAQFIALRLPYGVQADAVDADAAVRHIQPDRVLSINIQAATDAVLHSLRQAGQSFSSAGQQDFVMGNVKARQRMVMCYAVAAANSGLVLGSDHAAEVLMGFFTKYGDGAADLMPLAGLVKEQVRDIAVQLEVPLHLIEKAPTADLESLTPLRPDELAFGLSYKEIDAFLTGHEVSTQAFDIILRHYRSGEHKRQLPASPLSAAH, encoded by the coding sequence ATGCTGAGTCCAGAGCAGAAACATATTCAACAACAAATCATTGCTGAATTAGGTGTTAAATCAGTGACGAAGGCCGCAGATGAACTGATGCATCGCGTCCAGTTCATTAAAGACTACCTGCGCCGCAGTGGCGCGCGTAGTCTAGTGATAGGTATTAGCGGAGGCATTGATTCGTTAGTGGTGGGTTGCATGGCTCAGCGTGCCGTAGAGCAGTTACGTGATGAGGGGCTAGAGGCGCAGTTTATTGCGCTGCGTTTACCCTATGGTGTGCAGGCGGATGCGGTAGACGCGGATGCCGCGGTACGCCATATTCAACCAGATCGGGTGTTAAGTATTAACATTCAGGCCGCTACTGATGCGGTCTTGCATTCGCTACGTCAGGCGGGACAAAGTTTTAGTTCAGCGGGACAACAAGATTTTGTGATGGGTAATGTAAAAGCCCGTCAACGCATGGTGATGTGCTATGCGGTGGCTGCCGCCAATTCAGGTTTAGTGTTAGGTAGTGATCATGCTGCAGAGGTGTTGATGGGGTTCTTTACAAAGTACGGTGATGGGGCGGCTGATTTAATGCCTTTAGCTGGCCTAGTAAAAGAACAGGTGCGTGATATTGCGGTACAACTAGAGGTGCCTTTGCATTTAATTGAAAAAGCCCCAACCGCAGATTTGGAATCTCTCACTCCATTGCGTCCAGACGAGCTAGCCTTTGGTTTAAGCTATAAAGAAATAGATGCTTTTTTAACAGGGCACGAGGTGTCTACGCAGGCGTTTGATATTATTTTGCGTCACTATCGCAGCGGAGAACATAAACGACAGCTCCCTGCCTCACCTCTTTCAGCAGCACACTAA